A single window of Rubripirellula lacrimiformis DNA harbors:
- a CDS encoding alpha/beta hydrolase yields MPLHPQAQAFADMVAQQDSAGWEDQRPEEARIAFAGMTERFGDAPDLARVEDHDAGDGVRIRVYGHDADSPSAAVVFFHGGGWVLGNLESHDAVCRRLAAFSKCTVVAVDYRLAPENPFPGPVDDCYAALKHIVDHCDALSIDPNRIAVAGDSAGANLAIAVAMKARDEDGPTLQFQLLLYPVIEPKFETQTYVQFAQGYGLTRATMQYFWQQYLGAAPGESPASKMPLAVPSKAISLAGLPPTHVVTAEYDVLRDEGESFARLLSDDGVPTTLRRYDGMLHGFIHFAGLFDTGVLATEDVATILRKKLH; encoded by the coding sequence ATGCCGCTTCATCCGCAGGCCCAAGCATTCGCGGACATGGTTGCCCAGCAGGATTCAGCGGGCTGGGAAGACCAGCGTCCCGAGGAAGCACGCATCGCCTTTGCCGGAATGACCGAGCGGTTCGGAGACGCCCCCGACTTGGCTCGCGTTGAAGACCATGATGCTGGCGACGGTGTTCGAATTCGCGTGTACGGCCACGACGCGGATAGCCCTTCCGCCGCAGTCGTTTTCTTTCATGGTGGCGGTTGGGTGCTTGGGAATCTTGAATCGCACGATGCAGTCTGCCGACGCTTGGCGGCTTTTTCCAAATGCACCGTCGTTGCCGTCGACTACCGTCTGGCGCCTGAAAACCCTTTCCCCGGCCCGGTGGACGATTGCTACGCCGCGCTGAAACATATCGTCGATCACTGCGATGCCCTTTCGATCGATCCGAATCGGATCGCGGTTGCCGGTGACAGCGCCGGGGCGAACTTGGCGATCGCTGTCGCCATGAAAGCACGTGACGAAGATGGGCCGACCCTCCAATTTCAGTTGCTGTTGTACCCCGTCATTGAACCCAAATTCGAAACGCAAACGTACGTCCAATTCGCACAAGGATACGGTTTGACGCGTGCGACGATGCAGTATTTTTGGCAACAGTATTTGGGGGCCGCCCCCGGTGAATCGCCAGCATCGAAAATGCCGCTGGCGGTACCCTCCAAAGCGATTTCGCTGGCAGGGCTCCCGCCCACTCATGTTGTCACGGCCGAGTACGACGTTCTTCGCGACGAAGGCGAATCGTTCGCTCGATTACTCTCTGACGATGGCGTACCGACAACCCTGCGACGGTACGACGGCATGCTGCACGGATTCATCCACTTTGCCGGACTGTTCGACACCGGCGTCCTGGCAACCGAAGATGTCGCGACGATCCTTCGCAAAAAGCTGCACTGA
- a CDS encoding PfkB family carbohydrate kinase, which produces MPSTSPLLPPVVVGEVLFDHFPDGNRVLGGAPLNLAWNLQGLGVPSIFISAVGKDSEGELIQQEMTSWGMSTRGLQIVDHPTGRVSVTMVDGQPEYDIVNEVAFDFIQPPSFPITANEFSMLCYGSLAFRCPTTRRTLTDLIQQSGLDRFVDINIRDPFFDVAWLDTLLGGARWVKLSEAELSRLVDAPCNDQSQIAAGCETLRGRFDIDTVLVTCGSEGAHACSAGSHEFSPVAPVDSLADTVGAGDSFAAATIAGLIRNVPIREILPKAAKFASQVCTIHGATSKDQSFYDQASA; this is translated from the coding sequence ATGCCTTCCACCTCACCGCTGCTGCCGCCTGTTGTCGTAGGCGAAGTCTTGTTTGACCATTTCCCGGACGGCAACCGGGTCCTTGGCGGGGCTCCCCTGAATCTGGCCTGGAATCTGCAAGGACTTGGCGTACCGTCGATCTTCATTTCGGCAGTCGGCAAAGACAGCGAAGGCGAATTGATTCAACAGGAAATGACATCCTGGGGAATGAGCACCCGGGGATTGCAGATCGTTGACCACCCCACTGGCCGTGTGTCGGTCACGATGGTCGATGGACAGCCCGAATACGACATTGTCAACGAAGTCGCGTTCGACTTCATCCAACCACCCTCGTTCCCGATCACCGCCAACGAATTCTCGATGCTCTGCTACGGCAGCCTAGCATTCCGCTGCCCCACGACTCGGCGCACACTGACCGACCTGATCCAACAATCCGGCCTGGACCGTTTCGTCGACATCAATATCCGCGATCCGTTCTTTGACGTCGCTTGGCTCGACACGCTATTGGGCGGTGCCCGATGGGTCAAACTAAGCGAAGCCGAACTGAGCCGATTGGTGGACGCCCCCTGCAACGATCAGTCACAAATCGCGGCGGGATGCGAAACTTTGCGAGGCCGCTTCGACATTGACACAGTGCTGGTCACCTGCGGATCCGAAGGCGCCCACGCATGCAGCGCCGGGTCGCACGAATTTTCGCCCGTGGCTCCCGTCGATTCGCTCGCGGACACCGTCGGAGCGGGTGACTCATTCGCCGCCGCGACCATCGCGGGCCTGATTCGCAACGTCCCGATCCGCGAAATCCTGCCCAAGGCTGCCAAGTTTGCATCGCAGGTTTGCACGATCCACGGCGCGACCAGCAAAG
- a CDS encoding SLC13 family permease: MLNKISSWMLPAAPIIALVVALIAHRCGLTSPASACAWVAITCALWWIFECTHIAIAGLLPFVAFPVLGVLDHGRVAQSYGHTIILLLMGGFFLSASMEKSGAHRRIALSMVKAVGGQGGRRLVLGFMLATSLLSMWISNSATTLMILPIALAVLSDANDPKLRTPLLLGIAYAASIGGMATPIGTPPNVYFMSFMQTEYDIELTFGQWMSIGLPITCILFPAIWLWVTRSLKDAMPLVMPEVGDWRPSERRVLWVFAFTAAAWIFRLAPFGGWSQFLPDGGSAVGDTTVALAASLFLFLCPSGEPAPKPDKLTSGVLPTSTLLDWQTAKGIPWGILIMFGGGIALADGFKSTGLSESIGNQLTIFNTAPSWVVVLSVCLLVTFLTEMTSSTATAMLMMPILAGLADATNMSPQSVLIPGTISASCAFMLPVATAPNVIIFGAGGIRTADMARNGFALNIYASIVITTVALLLG, from the coding sequence ATGTTGAACAAAATATCTAGCTGGATGCTGCCTGCCGCCCCGATCATTGCGTTGGTCGTCGCCCTCATTGCACACCGCTGTGGCCTCACGTCCCCCGCGTCTGCCTGTGCATGGGTTGCGATTACCTGTGCGCTTTGGTGGATCTTCGAATGCACACACATTGCCATCGCAGGACTGTTGCCCTTCGTGGCCTTTCCGGTTTTGGGGGTGTTGGACCATGGACGTGTCGCCCAGTCCTACGGACACACCATCATCCTGTTGTTGATGGGCGGATTTTTCCTGTCGGCGTCGATGGAAAAAAGCGGTGCGCACCGACGAATTGCCCTGTCGATGGTCAAAGCGGTTGGTGGCCAGGGCGGTCGGCGGCTGGTGCTGGGGTTCATGCTGGCCACGTCGCTGCTATCGATGTGGATCAGCAACTCGGCAACGACATTGATGATCCTGCCCATCGCGCTTGCCGTCCTGTCGGATGCCAACGACCCGAAGTTGCGGACGCCGCTTTTGTTGGGGATCGCCTATGCCGCCAGCATCGGTGGCATGGCGACGCCGATTGGAACGCCGCCCAACGTGTACTTCATGAGCTTCATGCAGACGGAGTACGACATCGAACTAACGTTCGGACAGTGGATGTCCATCGGTCTTCCCATCACCTGCATCTTGTTTCCCGCGATATGGCTATGGGTGACGCGAAGTCTGAAAGACGCCATGCCACTTGTCATGCCCGAAGTCGGCGACTGGCGACCGAGTGAACGCAGAGTGCTATGGGTGTTTGCGTTCACGGCCGCCGCCTGGATCTTCCGCTTGGCTCCCTTTGGGGGCTGGTCACAGTTCTTGCCAGATGGCGGATCCGCCGTCGGCGATACCACCGTTGCCCTGGCCGCGTCATTGTTCCTGTTCCTGTGCCCATCCGGCGAACCCGCGCCGAAACCCGACAAACTAACCAGCGGCGTTTTGCCAACCTCGACGTTGCTGGACTGGCAGACCGCCAAAGGCATCCCGTGGGGCATCCTGATCATGTTCGGTGGCGGCATCGCACTTGCCGACGGATTCAAATCGACGGGCCTAAGCGAATCGATCGGCAACCAATTGACGATCTTCAACACAGCCCCGTCGTGGGTGGTCGTGCTTTCGGTCTGCCTGCTGGTGACCTTTCTGACTGAAATGACCAGCAGTACCGCAACGGCGATGCTGATGATGCCAATCCTGGCGGGCCTCGCCGACGCGACCAACATGTCCCCGCAGTCCGTCCTGATCCCGGGAACCATCAGCGCGTCCTGCGCGTTCATGTTGCCGGTGGCGACAGCCCCCAATGTGATCATCTTTGGTGCAGGCGGAATTCGCACCGCCGACATGGCACGAAATGGTTTCGCGCTCAATATCTACGCATCCATCGTCATCACCACTGTCGCATTGCTGCTGGGCTAG